The sequence below is a genomic window from Streptomyces sp. B21-105.
CACACATGGAACAACCCACCGCACCCGTGCCCCCGCCCGGGTGCCCGGCGCACCAGGCCGACGGCAGAGTGCCGTTGTACGGACCGGAGTTCGCGGCCGACCCGCAGGCCTACTACACCTACCTGCGCCACTACGGGCCCACCGCGCCCGTCGAGCTGTCACCGGGGGTGGAGGCCACCCTCGTCACGGACTACGCCTTCGCCCTGCAACTGCTCCAGGACTCCGGCGCGTTCCGTAAGGACGCGCGCCGCTGGCGGGACCTCAACGAAGGCCGCATCCCCGCGGACAGCCCGGTCGGGCCGCTGCTGTCCTACCGGCCCAACGCCATGTTCAGCGACGGCGCCGAGCACCACCGGCTGCGCCAGGCGATCACGGACAGCATGGCGCGCGTCGACTCGCGCAAGCTGAGCCAGACCACCGAGCAGGTCTCCAACTACCTGATCTCGCAGTTCGGTTCACGTGGCTCGGCCGATCTGCTCGGCGACTACGCCAAGCAGCTGCCGCTGTTCGTGTTCAACGAGCTGTTCGGCTGCACCGCCGACATCGGGGACCGCGTCGTCTTCGGCATCACCGGCATGTTCGACGGTGTGAACGCCGAGCAGGCGGTCGGGGTGATGTTCGGGGCCATCGGTGAACTCGTCGCGCTCAAGCGGTCCAAGCCCGGCGACGACGTCCCCTCGTGGCTGATGCAGCACCCGGCCAAGCTCACCGACGAGGAGATGGTCCACCAGATCGCCCTGCTGCTGGTGGCGGGCAACGAGCCGCTGCGCAACCTCATCGGCAACACACTGCACCGCCTGCTCACCCACGACGCGTACGCCCACCAGGGCGGTCTGATCGACGAGGCGATCGACGACACGCTGTGGGAGAACCCGCCGATGCAGAACCTCGGCGCCCACTACCCGGCGTCCGACATGGAGTTCGCCGGGCAGAAGCTGCACGCCGGCGACCTCGTGATGGTCAGCTACGCCGCGGCCAACACCGGCCCGGCGCTGACGGCGGCACGCCAGGCCGGCAGCAACCGCGCCCACCTCGCCTGGAGCGCGGGCCCGCACGCCTGCCCGTCCAAGGAACCCGCCCGGCAGATCACCGTGACGGCCATCGAGAACCTGCTGAACAAGCTGCCCGACGTCGAGCTGGCGGTGCCCACCGAGAGCCTGACCTGGCGGCCGGGCCCCTTCAACCGCGGACTCACGGTGCTGCCCGCCAAGTTCACCCCGGTGCAGATCGTCCAGCGGCCCGCGCCGGCCCGCAGCCAGGCCCCGGCACGTCCGCAGTACACCGCCCCGGCGGGCGGCAGGAACGAACGGGGAGGCGTGTGGAGCCAGTTCCTCAACTGGCTGACGAGGTGATTCACACAACACCTGCCAATCCCTCACCACTGCATGACGATTCAACCTCACGGGTAGTGAGGAACGCGGTGTCCCGTGTTGCTCACGAGTCAGAGGAGGTGTCGTGGACCATATATCCGCCGACGCCGTTTTCATACAACGCCCCATCGTCGTGCACACCCTGATACCCGCCTCCCCAGGCGGGTATCTTCGTGCCCGGCCCGTCGCCGGGGGCGAGGCCCGATGACCGCGCCGCGTCCCGGGTTCCCGGGCGAACCGGCGGCGGGCACGCTCGGCGGCCACGCGGTCCGTCAGTTACTGCGACTGAGCGAGATCGCGGGACTGTCCGCAGTCGACGCCGAGGTCTACGCGCGCACGCTTCTCGACGTGCTGGGACCCGTCGCCGAGCGCCCCCTGGAACTGCCGCCGCCCAGCCGCAGCTTCCTCTCGGACGATCACACGCCGGTGGAGTTCTCCCTCTCCTGCGAACCGGGCGCCCCGCCGACGCTGCGGGTGCTCCTCGAGCCGGGGGCCGGCGCCGGCGACCTGACGGACAACGGCCGCGCCGGACTGCGGGTGATACGGGAGATGGGCCGGCGCTGGGGCTTCGGCACCGACCGGCTCGACGACCTGGAGGACCTGTTCTTCCCGCCCTCGCCCGAGGGGCCGCTGGCGCTCTGGTGCGCGCTGGAGCTGCGTCCCGGCGGTGTCCCCAAGGTCAAGGCCTACCTGAATCCCGCGGCCTCGGGAGAGAGAAGGGCCGCCAAGACCGTACGGAAGGCTCTCAAGCGACTCGGTCACCACGAGGCGTTCAAGGCGCTCCCGGACGGCGACCGCCTGCTGTTCTTCGCCCTGGACCTCGGCGACTGGGCGGAGCCGCGGGTGAAGGTCTATCTCGCGCACCACGACCTGTCGGCCCCGGAGGCGGCCGCCCTGTCGCGCACGGGCGACGGGTCCGGCAGCGCGGAGATCGAGGAGTTCTTCCGCATCGTGACGGGGGAGGAGCACGACCCGCGATTCGTCCGCCGGCCCGTCCAGACCTGCCATGCCTTCACCGAGACGGCGACCGGTCTGCCGAGCGGCTTCACCGTCTACATCCCGGTCCGCGACTACGCCCGGCACGACGGCGAGGCCCTGGACCGGGCCGTGGCACTGCTCTCCCGCCACGGCATCGACCCGGGGCCGGTGCTGCGCGCCTCGGCCGCCGTCACCTCGCGGCAGCCGGAGGACGGTGTGGGACTCGTCGCCTATCTGGGACTGGCCCACCAACGGGGCCGTCCGCCCCGGGTGATGACGTACATCTCCTCGGAGGCGTACGAGGTCCGGCCGCCCGCGGTCGTGTCGCCGACCGACCTGCCGGCCGACGTGCCCGTGGAGGTGCCGGTGGACGTTTCGGCAGAAGTGCCGTCCGTCGTCCCGCCGCCGGCTCCCGTGCCTGCCGAGGCGTGAGCGTCGTGGTGGTCCGCACCCGGGAGTGAGAACGCCGAGGGGGGCCGTGCGCCGACGTCGTCGAACCGCTCCCCTCGCCCGTACGAGTCCCAAGCCACCGGGGCGCCCCTCCCGGTGGGTGGACGGACGCTCCTGGCTCGTCCCCGTTCTCGTCGACACCGACGCCGACATCAGGTGACGCGACGTCACTCCGCCCGCAGCTCCTCCAGGTAGGGCGCGACGTTGACCTGGATCGACGCTCCCTGCACCTGACCGTACTGACCGGCGATGCCGTCCAGGTAGCCGGAGATCTCCTTGCGCATGACCTCCCGCTCCGGCAGCGTCGCCCTGCCCGCCGCGATCCGTGCCACCCAGCGGGACTGGGCCTCCACCAGACGGGTGATGGAGCCGTGCGGGCGGACCAGGCCGACGAAGTGCAGACCGGGGTGGTCGGGCGCGACGACCCGCTTGTACAGCTCGACGGAGCCCTGCGGGCCGATCGGGCAGCCCGCCGGGAGGAACGGGTACGCCATGCGGTACCCCGTGCAGTGGACCACCGCGTCGGCGGGCACGGAGGTGCCGTCGGTGAAGACGACGCGGTCGGCGTCGAGGCGCTCGATCGCGGGCTTGGGGACGACCCCGCCGTGCCGGATACGGGTGAGGATCTCGTCGGAGACGGTCACGGCCGAAGCGAAGATCGGATGGTCCGGCTCGGGCAGCCCGTAGTCCGAGAGCTTGCCGCGCGCGATGAGCAGTGCCTGCTCGATGAAGCGGCGCTGCTCCGCGAGGGTCATGGCCGTCCACCACGTCGCCTCCGCGACGTCGTCCAACGGCATGCCGAAGAGCTGCTTGGGCACGATGTGCAGCCCCCGGCGCACGGACAGGAAGGTCTGCGCGGCGTACCGGGAGAGGTCGGCGGCGATGTCCACCGCCGAGGCCCCCAGCCCCACCACGACGACCCGCCGGCCGGTGAAGTCGCTCCCGTCGCGGTAGTCGAGTGCGTGGAGGACCGCTCCTTCGAACGTGTCGGAACCCGGGAGCGGAGCGGGCAGGACCGGTTCGGTGTTGTGCCCCGACGCGACGACGACATGGCTGAAGTCGCGTGTGGTGCGCCGCCCTTGGGCGTCCCGGCTGACCACCGTCCAGGAACCGCCGGCGCTCCGCGTGACGGACTCGACCGTCGTCCCCAGCTCGATGCGGTCCGTCACGCCGGCCCACTCGGCGAAGTCACGCAAGTACGCGGCGACGTCACTGTGCTTCGGGTAGACGGGGTAGGAGTCGGGCATCGGGTAGTCGGCGTAACCGGTGAGGCGCTTGTTGGTGTTGAGGTGCAGCGAGAGGTAGCCCGGCCCGCGTTCGCCGGCCTGCGCCTGCCGCCAGAGCCCACCGACCTCGGGCGCCTGCTCCAGGACGACGAAGTCGACGCCCTCGGATTTCAGAGCGTGTGCCGCCGCCAGCCCCGACAGCCCCGCACCGATGACACACAGACTCACGCGTTCCCCCACAGAAAAGACACCGATCTTTCGCGCACGGGCAATGGCATGCCCGTTCGGCACACACGCCACGCTTCGCACACCCGCGACAAGGATCACAGACGTGTTCGACCGGCCGAGGTGGAGCGGCGAGCATCAGTGGGTAGGGCGGACTTCGTGGGGCGGCCACCCACTTCGGGCGAGCGGCTGCGTGCGGCCGGTTACGGCAAGGTGTTGCGCGCGGACTGGCTGCGGGCGGTTGCGCAGGGGGCTACGCGGGGGCGGCTGCGGGCAAGGGGCTACGGCCGGGCGGTCACGGGCCGAGGGCTGTTGCGCGGGCGATCACGGGCAGGCGGCTGCGTGGGGGCGGTTACGGGTGGAGGGCTGCGCGCGGGCGGTTACGGGCGGGGGGTGGCCCACAGGCCGCGGACGTGTCCCAGGTGCCGGGTCATGACCTCGCGCACCGCCCGCTCGTCGCGGGCCAGCAGGGCGTCGAGGAGCTCCAGGTGTTCCTCGGCGGAGGCCAGCAGCCGCCCCGACGCGGACAGGGCGGTCAGCCCGTACAGCCGGGCCCGGCCGCGCAACTCGCGGACCACCTCGACGAGATGGGAGTTGCCGGCGAGGGCCAGCAGGCCCAGGTGGAAGCGGGTGTCGGCCTCCACGTAGGCGATGAGGTCGCCCGCGACCGCGGCGGCGACGATCTCGCGGGCCGCCGGACGCAGCGCCTCCAGGGACACCGGGTCGGCGGTGGTGGCCAGCGCGACCACGGTGGGGATCTCGATGAGCGCGCGGACGTGGGTGTACTCGTCCAGCTGCCGGTCGGAGACGTCGGTGACCCGGAACCCCTTGTTCGGGACGGCGTCGACCAGGCCCTCCTTCGCGAGGTCCAGCATCGCCTCGCGCACCGGGGTCGCCGAGACGCCGAAGCGGGCGGCGAGGGCCGGCGCCGAGTACACCTCGCCGGGCAGCAGCTCACCCGCGATCAGCGCGGCCCGCAGGGCGTCGGCGACCCGCTCGCGGTAGCTGCTGCGACGGCCGCCGAGCACCGGCAGGGCGGGCGCGGGCACTGCGGCCCGTGCGGGTGCCGCGGCCTGTGCGGGTGCAGCGGCCTGTGCGGGCATTGCGGCCTGTAGAGGTGCCGCGGCCTGTGCGGGCGCCGGTGAGGCGGGGGTCCGGCTGCTGGTGCGCGGGGCGGCCATGGGGGATCTCCTCGGACAGCTGTGCAATGTCACGTGCCACCAGTATCTATGCACCGGTCGGCTGTGCGGCGGGCACGTGTCTCGCGCGGTGCGGGCCGGTGGGCCGGACGCCGGTCAGAGCACGAAGCCGGCCGGGAAGGGGTCCGTGGGGTCCAGCAGGTACTGGGCCGTGCCGGTGATCCAGGCGCGGCCGGTGAAGCTGGGCAGCACCGCCGGACGCCCGGCGACCTCCGTCCGCCCGAGGAGCCGGCCCGTGAAGCGGGTACCGATGAACGACTCGTTCACGAACTCGGTGTGCAACGGCAGTTCACCTCGCGCGTGCAGCTGCGCCATGCGGGCACTGGTCCCGGTGCCGCACGGGGAGCGGTCGAACCAGCCGGGGTGGATGGCCATCGCGTGCCGGGAGTGCCGGGCGGTGGCGCCGGGCGCGTACAGGTGGACATGGTGGCAGCCGCGGATGGACGGATCCTCCGGATGGACCGGCTCCTCCTCGGAGTTGATCGCCTCCATGAGCGACAGCCCGGCGTCCAGGATGTCGTCCGCGCGGGCGCGGTCGAAGGGCAGCCCGAACTCCTCCAGCGGCAGGATCGCGTAGAAGTTCCCGCCGTACGCCAGGTCGTAGGTGACCGTGCGGCCGTCTGGCAGCACCGCCTTGCGGTCCAGCGCGACCGCGAAGGAGGGGACGTTGTGCAGCGTGACGGAGATGGCCGCCCCGTCCTCGACCGCCACATCGGCGACGACGAGCCCGGCCGGGGTGTCCAGCCGGATCGTGGTGACCGGTTCGACGACCTCGACCATGCCCGTCTCGACGAGCACGGTCGCCACGCCGATCGTGCCGTGCCCGCACATCGGGAGATAGCCGGACACCTCGATGTACAGGACGCCCCAGTCGCAGTCCGCCCGGGTCGGCGGCTGGAGGATCGCGCCGCTCATCGCGGAGTGCCCGCGCGGCTCGTTCATCAACAACTGCCGGACGTCGTCCCGGTGTTCGCGGAACCACAGCCGCCGCTCGTTCATGGTCGCGCCGGGAACGACGCCGATGCCGCCCGTGATCACCCGGGTCGGCATCCCTTCGGTGTGCGAGTCGACGGCGTGCAGGACGAGCTTGCTGCGCATGAGGTCCCTCTCCGGTCCGTGGGTTGCCCGACGTGCGACGCGCCCGCCGGGCGGTCGTCGTCCGCCGGTGTGGTGCCGTGACGGGGTGGGCGGCGGTGGTGGGGCGTCCCAGGTGGGTCGTCCGGTGTGCGCGCCGCGGGAGGGCGCGTCACGCGAGGCCTGCGGCGACGGCCTTCTCGGTGGCCGCGCGGACGGCCGCCTCCTGCTCCGGCAGCAGCGGGACCCGTGGCGGACGGCAGCGGCCGCCGTGCCGGCCCACCACGTCCATCGAGAGCTTGATGGCCTGGACGAACTCGACGCGCGAGTCCCAGCGCAGCAGCGGATGCAGTTGACGGTAGAGGGGGAGCGCGGTGGTGAGGTCACCGGCGACGGCGGCCCGGTACAGCTCCGCCGACGCCCTCGGCAGCGCGTTCGGGTAGCCGGCCACCCAGCCCTTCGCGCCGGCCACGGCCAGCTCCAGCAGCACGTCGTCCGCGCCGACCAACAGATCCAGTTCGGGGGCGAGTTCGGCGATGCGGTAGGCGCGGCGCACATCGCCGGAGAACTCCTTGACGGCGTGGACGTGCCCCTCGCCGTGCAGCCGCGCCAGCAGTTCGGGCACGAGGTCGACCTTGGTGTCGATCGGGTTGTTGTACGCCACGACCGGCAGGCCCGCCCGGGCCACCTCCGCGTAGTGGGCGACGACGGCCCGCTCGTCGGCGCGATAGGCGTTGGGCGGCAGCAGCATCACCGCCGAACAGCCCGCCCCGGCCGCCTGTTCGGCCCAGCGCCGGGCCTCGACCGAGCCGTACGCGGCGACCCCGGGCATGACGCGCGCCCCGCCCACGGCGGCCACCGCGGTCTCCACCACCCTGGCGCGCTCCTCGGGAGTGAGCACCTGGTACTCGCCCAGTGAGCCGTTGGGTACGACGCCGTCGCAGCCGTTCGCCACCAGCCAGGCGCAGTGCTCGGCATACCGGTCGTGGTCGACGCGGAGGTCGTCGTCGAACGGCAGCGCGGTGGCGACGAGGACGCCGTGCCAGGGGCGCCGCCGGGAGGCGGGGGAGGAGAGAGTCATGCGCGGGTCCCTTCGCGAGCGGTGACGCGGGGTGAGGTGTGACATGTCACGGGGTCGCCGGTGGATCGGTCGGGGCGTCCGCCAGGACGCCGAGCGGCACCGGGCGGGCCAGCAGCCGTCGTGCCGGGGTGAGCGCGCAGCCTGCCACACCGGCCACGCCGGGCTCGCACATGCGGCCCTGACACCAGCCCATGCCGGCCCTGGTCAGCAGTTTCACGGTGCGCAGATCACCGGCGCCGAGGGCGTCGACGGACTCGCGGACGGCGCCGGCGGACACCTCCTCGCAGCGGCACACGACTGTCTCGGCGGTCACCTGCTCCGCCCACCGCACGGGCTGCGCGGCATACGCGGCGTCCAGCGCTGTGAAGAAGGCCCGCAGCCGGTCACGGGTCCGGGCGGCCGGGGCCCAGCCGTCCGGGTCGGGAATCCGTCCCGTCAGTCTCGCCGCCGCCGACCGTCCGGCGATGTGTCCCTCCGCCAGCGACAGTGTCGCGCCGCCGACGCCCGTGGTCTCGCCCGCGGCCCAGACGCCGGGCACGTCGGTGCGCTGTTCGGCGTCGACCCACACGCCCGGTCCGTCGAGGCGGCAGCCGAGCCCGTCCGCGAGATCCGTGTGCGGCAGCAGACCGTGGCCGACGGCGAGGGTGTCGCAGGACAGCCGCCGTTGGCTGCCGGGCACGGGACGGCCGTCGGCGTCCAGCGCGGCCACGGTGACGGACTCCAGGCGCTCGACGCCATGGGCCTCCAGCACGGCATGACGGGTCATCACCGGAATGCGCCGGTAGGCCAGTCGGGCGGCGAAGGCGGCTCCCTCGGCGAGCTTCGCGGGTGCCGCCGCCCCGGCGCGGGCGCCGCGTGCGAGGCCTTTGGGGCCGGCCGACTCGACCAGGGCGACGACCTGGGCGCCGGCCGCCGCGAGTCCGGTCGCCACGGGCAGCAGCAGGGGGCCGGTGCCGGCGACGACGGCGGTACGGCCGGGCAGCGACAGCCCTCCCTTGAGCAGCGCCTGCGCACCGCCCGCGGTGACCACTCCGGGCAGGGTCCAGCCGGGGAACGGCAGGACCTTCTCGTATGCCCCGGTCGCCAGCAGCACCGCGTCGGCCCGCACGGCGGCGGACTCCGTCTGCCGCGGACCGAGCAGTGCGTGCACGACGAGAGCACCCGACTCCCGCTCCACACACCAGACATGACGATCACTCAGGTGCGTGACGCGGCCCGCGTCGACGTGGGTGTCGAGGCCGGCGCGCAGACGCTCCCAGGTGCGCCACTGGTGGTGCAGCGCCTCGGGGCGCCGGGCGCCGAGGCCGCGCGCGGGCTGCCGGTAGAACTGCCCGCCCGCCTCGGCGGCGGAGTCGATCAGCATCACGCGCACGCCGCGCGCCGCGGCCGCCACGGTGGCGGCGAGCCCGGCCGGGCCGGCGCCGATCACCGCGAGGAGCGGGCGGCGTTCACTCATCGTGGCCCGTCCCGGCCTGCGAGCGGACGACGGCCCCCGGTGCGGCCGGCACCAGGCAGGCCCGCTGGTCGGGGCGGCCGTCGACGGTGACGAGACAGTCGAAGCAGACTCCGATCCCGCAGAACACCCCGCGCGCCCGCTCCGCCCCGCGAGTCGTGCGCCAGGCCGTGACACCGGACGACCACAGGGCGGCGGCGAGGCTCTGCCCGGGCAGGGCCTGGATCTCCCGGTTGTCGAAGGTGACGGTGAACGGGGCGCCGGGACGGGCCCGGACCAGCCTCAGGGGGTTCACTGGGGGCCTCCTCGCTGAAGGGTTACGCACGGTCGGATCGGTCGGATCGGTCGGAACGATGGGAACGGTCGGATCGGTCGGATCGGTCGGAACGATGGGAACGGTCGGATCGGTCGGCAGGACGGCCGGGGGGCGGGGAATGGTGTGCGCGGTGCGGGCGGTCGAAGGGGGCGGAGGGGTCGAAGCGGTCGGGCCGGAACGGCGTCAGGTCCAGCTCCGGGCTCGCGTCGGTGAGCATCTGTGCGAGGAGCCGGCCCGTGCCGGTGGCGAGACCGATGCCCGCGCCCTCGTGTCCGCAGGCGTGGAACAGTCCGGGCGCCCGGGGGTCCGGGCCGATCGCGGGCAGGTGGTCGGGCAGGTAGGGGCGGAAACCGAGGTAGGTGCGCATCGCCCGGACGTGTTCCAGGAACGGGAACAGGCGGGTGGCCCCCGCCGCCAGGGCCCGCACGACCGGCAGTGAGAAGGACCTGTCGAACCCGACCCGTTCCCGGCTCGCGCCGATCAGTACGGGCCCGGCTGCGGTGCCCTCGACGACCGGGGAGGTCTGCAGGGCCGCCGAGTCGCTCGCCACGTCGGCCACGTAGTCGGCGGCGTACACCTTGTGCCGTACGCGCGGCGGCAGCGGCTCGGTGACCAGGACGAAGCCACGGCGGGGCAGCACGGGCAGCCCGACGCCGGCGAGCGCGGCGACCTCCGCTCCTTCGACGCCCGCCGCATTGATCACGGCCGGCGCGAGGATGTCGCCGCGGTCGGTCCGCACGCCCCGCACCGCGCCGCCCGGGCCGCGCAGGATCCGGGTCACCGTACGGCCGGTCTCCAGCCGTGCACCCGAGGCGCGCATCAGGTGGGCGGCGGCGAGGCTGGGCATGACCTGGGCGTCCTGCGGATACAGCACGCCGCCGGCGAGCCCCGGCGCCAAGTGGGGTTCCAGATCCTGAAGTTCACCCGCGTCGACAGGCACGGCCCGTACCCCGGCGGCGCGCTGCCCGGCCGAGAGGACCGTCAGCGCGGTGAGGGACTGGGCGGTCGACGCCACCACGAGGCCGCCCTTGGGCTCGTACTCCACGGCCGCGGCGAGCTCCTCCTGGGCCAGCTCGTGCCACAACCGGGAGGACAGCAGCGCCAGTTGGAGCTCGGGACCGGGCTCCTTGTCGGAGACGAGGAGATTGCCCTCGCCGGCGCCGGTGGTGCCGCCGGCCACCGGGCCCCGGTCCACCACGATCACGTCAAGACCGGCTCGCGCCGCGTACAGGGCACAGGCCGCGCCGACCATGCCCGCGCCGACGACCACCACGTCACCGCTCGGTCGCTTGGTCACGCCAGTAATATGTCACATGGCGCTGAGTCGAGGAAGAGGGCTTACAGGCGCGGCCCGATGGCTCATTGAGCCGGCCCGCTCAGCCCATTCAGCCCATTCAGCCGGCCCGCTGAGCCGCCGCGCTCAGTCGAACTCGCTGGGTTCGGGGGCCGGAGTGCGGCCCTCCCGGACGTCCTTGAGCCGTGTGGTGCCGTGACTCACCGCGTCCTTGGTGCTGTCGTGGTCCGCACCGTCGTAGCCGCCGTTGGTCACGGTGATCGCGTCGTCCCCGACCCGTACGGCCGCGACGTCCAGGGTGAGGGTCACCTTCGAGCCGCCGGAGGTCCCGGCCACCGTCACGGTGATGCCCTCACGGGCGTCCCCCGACTTCGGGAGGGAGGCTTCGACGACCTGCACGGTGCGGGTGGAGCCGTCGGACGCCTTCGCGGTGAACTCGTCGCACTCGGTGGTCAGCGACCCCAGCCAGTCCAGCGACTTGTCCAGGTCGTCCCGGTCGTAGGCGGCGACCTGGTAGAGCAGCCGGGAGTCGCCCTCGGTGAAGCCGGTGAGCTCCGACGCGCCGGACGGGCGGCCCAGCAGGTCGTCGCCGTACAGCCCGTCGAGCAGCCGCTGGCAGTCGGCGGCCTGTGTCTTGCCCGTGAGGAACTGCTGGGCGTCGACCGTGCCGATGAGCAGTTCGTCCTCCCAGGACTGGGCGGTCTTCTCCGTCACCTGCGACCAGTTGTCCTCCAGGTCGCCCTCGGTGATCAGAGCGGTCCGCGCACCGGCCGACGTCAGCGTGTTCTTGTCGGGGGAGGCGGTGGTCGTCCGTCGGGCC
It includes:
- a CDS encoding NAD(P)/FAD-dependent oxidoreductase, with protein sequence MSERRPLLAVIGAGPAGLAATVAAAARGVRVMLIDSAAEAGGQFYRQPARGLGARRPEALHHQWRTWERLRAGLDTHVDAGRVTHLSDRHVWCVERESGALVVHALLGPRQTESAAVRADAVLLATGAYEKVLPFPGWTLPGVVTAGGAQALLKGGLSLPGRTAVVAGTGPLLLPVATGLAAAGAQVVALVESAGPKGLARGARAGAAAPAKLAEGAAFAARLAYRRIPVMTRHAVLEAHGVERLESVTVAALDADGRPVPGSQRRLSCDTLAVGHGLLPHTDLADGLGCRLDGPGVWVDAEQRTDVPGVWAAGETTGVGGATLSLAEGHIAGRSAAARLTGRIPDPDGWAPAARTRDRLRAFFTALDAAYAAQPVRWAEQVTAETVVCRCEEVSAGAVRESVDALGAGDLRTVKLLTRAGMGWCQGRMCEPGVAGVAGCALTPARRLLARPVPLGVLADAPTDPPATP
- a CDS encoding dihydrodipicolinate synthase family protein, whose product is MTLSSPASRRRPWHGVLVATALPFDDDLRVDHDRYAEHCAWLVANGCDGVVPNGSLGEYQVLTPEERARVVETAVAAVGGARVMPGVAAYGSVEARRWAEQAAGAGCSAVMLLPPNAYRADERAVVAHYAEVARAGLPVVAYNNPIDTKVDLVPELLARLHGEGHVHAVKEFSGDVRRAYRIAELAPELDLLVGADDVLLELAVAGAKGWVAGYPNALPRASAELYRAAVAGDLTTALPLYRQLHPLLRWDSRVEFVQAIKLSMDVVGRHGGRCRPPRVPLLPEQEAAVRAATEKAVAAGLA
- a CDS encoding tryptophan dimethylallyltransferase family protein, encoding MTAPRPGFPGEPAAGTLGGHAVRQLLRLSEIAGLSAVDAEVYARTLLDVLGPVAERPLELPPPSRSFLSDDHTPVEFSLSCEPGAPPTLRVLLEPGAGAGDLTDNGRAGLRVIREMGRRWGFGTDRLDDLEDLFFPPSPEGPLALWCALELRPGGVPKVKAYLNPAASGERRAAKTVRKALKRLGHHEAFKALPDGDRLLFFALDLGDWAEPRVKVYLAHHDLSAPEAAALSRTGDGSGSAEIEEFFRIVTGEEHDPRFVRRPVQTCHAFTETATGLPSGFTVYIPVRDYARHDGEALDRAVALLSRHGIDPGPVLRASAAVTSRQPEDGVGLVAYLGLAHQRGRPPRVMTYISSEAYEVRPPAVVSPTDLPADVPVEVPVDVSAEVPSVVPPPAPVPAEA
- a CDS encoding proline racemase family protein — its product is MRSKLVLHAVDSHTEGMPTRVITGGIGVVPGATMNERRLWFREHRDDVRQLLMNEPRGHSAMSGAILQPPTRADCDWGVLYIEVSGYLPMCGHGTIGVATVLVETGMVEVVEPVTTIRLDTPAGLVVADVAVEDGAAISVTLHNVPSFAVALDRKAVLPDGRTVTYDLAYGGNFYAILPLEEFGLPFDRARADDILDAGLSLMEAINSEEEPVHPEDPSIRGCHHVHLYAPGATARHSRHAMAIHPGWFDRSPCGTGTSARMAQLHARGELPLHTEFVNESFIGTRFTGRLLGRTEVAGRPAVLPSFTGRAWITGTAQYLLDPTDPFPAGFVL
- a CDS encoding (2Fe-2S)-binding protein yields the protein MNPLRLVRARPGAPFTVTFDNREIQALPGQSLAAALWSSGVTAWRTTRGAERARGVFCGIGVCFDCLVTVDGRPDQRACLVPAAPGAVVRSQAGTGHDE
- a CDS encoding NAD(P)/FAD-dependent oxidoreductase, which produces MVGAACALYAARAGLDVIVVDRGPVAGGTTGAGEGNLLVSDKEPGPELQLALLSSRLWHELAQEELAAAVEYEPKGGLVVASTAQSLTALTVLSAGQRAAGVRAVPVDAGELQDLEPHLAPGLAGGVLYPQDAQVMPSLAAAHLMRASGARLETGRTVTRILRGPGGAVRGVRTDRGDILAPAVINAAGVEGAEVAALAGVGLPVLPRRGFVLVTEPLPPRVRHKVYAADYVADVASDSAALQTSPVVEGTAAGPVLIGASRERVGFDRSFSLPVVRALAAGATRLFPFLEHVRAMRTYLGFRPYLPDHLPAIGPDPRAPGLFHACGHEGAGIGLATGTGRLLAQMLTDASPELDLTPFRPDRFDPSAPFDRPHRAHHSPPPGRPADRSDRSHRSDRSDRSDRSHRSDRSDRSDRA
- a CDS encoding cytochrome P450, with the protein product MEQPTAPVPPPGCPAHQADGRVPLYGPEFAADPQAYYTYLRHYGPTAPVELSPGVEATLVTDYAFALQLLQDSGAFRKDARRWRDLNEGRIPADSPVGPLLSYRPNAMFSDGAEHHRLRQAITDSMARVDSRKLSQTTEQVSNYLISQFGSRGSADLLGDYAKQLPLFVFNELFGCTADIGDRVVFGITGMFDGVNAEQAVGVMFGAIGELVALKRSKPGDDVPSWLMQHPAKLTDEEMVHQIALLLVAGNEPLRNLIGNTLHRLLTHDAYAHQGGLIDEAIDDTLWENPPMQNLGAHYPASDMEFAGQKLHAGDLVMVSYAAANTGPALTAARQAGSNRAHLAWSAGPHACPSKEPARQITVTAIENLLNKLPDVELAVPTESLTWRPGPFNRGLTVLPAKFTPVQIVQRPAPARSQAPARPQYTAPAGGRNERGGVWSQFLNWLTR
- a CDS encoding flavin-containing monooxygenase, with the protein product MSLCVIGAGLSGLAAAHALKSEGVDFVVLEQAPEVGGLWRQAQAGERGPGYLSLHLNTNKRLTGYADYPMPDSYPVYPKHSDVAAYLRDFAEWAGVTDRIELGTTVESVTRSAGGSWTVVSRDAQGRRTTRDFSHVVVASGHNTEPVLPAPLPGSDTFEGAVLHALDYRDGSDFTGRRVVVVGLGASAVDIAADLSRYAAQTFLSVRRGLHIVPKQLFGMPLDDVAEATWWTAMTLAEQRRFIEQALLIARGKLSDYGLPEPDHPIFASAVTVSDEILTRIRHGGVVPKPAIERLDADRVVFTDGTSVPADAVVHCTGYRMAYPFLPAGCPIGPQGSVELYKRVVAPDHPGLHFVGLVRPHGSITRLVEAQSRWVARIAAGRATLPEREVMRKEISGYLDGIAGQYGQVQGASIQVNVAPYLEELRAE
- a CDS encoding GntR family transcriptional regulator, producing the protein MPAQAAAPAQAAAPARAAVPAPALPVLGGRRSSYRERVADALRAALIAGELLPGEVYSAPALAARFGVSATPVREAMLDLAKEGLVDAVPNKGFRVTDVSDRQLDEYTHVRALIEIPTVVALATTADPVSLEALRPAAREIVAAAVAGDLIAYVEADTRFHLGLLALAGNSHLVEVVRELRGRARLYGLTALSASGRLLASAEEHLELLDALLARDERAVREVMTRHLGHVRGLWATPRP